CCGTGGTAAATTTTGCCGTATGGTTATTCTTGATAATTAAGTACAAGTTTTAGATAGATTTATTATTAGGTGTCCAATATCTAATTAAACTATTATAATGCAGTTAACAAAATTATATTTGCAATATGAAAATTGACTATTAGTTGACTTTTGCAGATGAAAATCTTAGGCATGAGAGGTAGGAGATGCCTACCTTAGTTCAAAATTTAACCCTTGTACCCTTTAataaaactcgtccctttacccccaagacgtaccagtacgtccttgctgtttacattttttttttttttttgcatatttttgataactttgagaaacttcatgcattttccatgagaatgagaccaacctgacccctctatgatgaaaattaaggctgttagagcaatttaaaaaaaaatatactgcaaattgtgcttgaaaaggaaaaaaaggcctgggggttaagggttggaaagttccaaatagcctgggggtaaaggggttaacAATATTCGACTCAAGTTTAGTGGAGGAACCTATTAATTCTGTAATTTTAGAACAGATTGTATTTAATTGTATTTATTCTATGCTCAGTTTCAGCGTATGGTTATTCTTGATAATTTAGTAGAAAAGTTTTAGATCAATTTATTACTAGATGTCCAATATCTAATTATTCTAACTCCTTTCAGTCCAAACCTGCCAAGAGCACCATTAAGACCACAATCAAGTCTGGCCCTCGTCGCGCCCTCCACTCCATCAGGAGATTCATCCAGGCGAACCACTACAGAAAGGATTTGAAAATGGTGTGTATCTGCATTTtagtgtatataagaaattataactgtctaaaatccatttttttattcGTAAGTTGTTACGAACATTACTAACGGTATTGCCGCTGCTCGTAACTAAATCATCTGCTGTTGTCATTCTAGGCCGCTCTTCGCCGTGCCTCCGCCATCTTCCGCTCCCAGCGCGCCCAGCCCTTCAAGAAGATCCGCCGCAGGCCCCGTGGCGTCAAGGCCGCTGTCAAGAAGACTGAGTAAAgtttttgaataaagaaaataagtaaagtTTTGCGTTATACTTCACCTTCAGATCTTGATTATTGGGGAGGGTATTTTAAGACTTCTTTAGATGTGGTATACTTTATTAAAGCTTTTCAGTTGTATGAAGCTCAGCTAACTAATAATTCCATGGTGTTTAGATATTGTTGGGTCACTGTATTTCTCTAattgtaatttgttccaacacagagtacttacttcgaactactttcttaggagtatctgggattctcttcccaaccaaccagaattttctgtagtttcccctatctccgttttccctagtgggtccctctgtggcggatgaatacgcgccttaaggcgacccgggtcagcgagagcgcgtggccaggtctcggtcaccagtaagtttctggttgCGGCTTGATTAACATCccgccgctctctcacatcccgtgcgaccctttgtgtccccacgtgTTCAACGTTTACCTTATATCCTTTTACCCACCTCTTTCCCCTGTTTTCTTGTGTTGCTTGGTGATTTGGTGTACGGTTATGGAGCATCCACGTCGTTGCCCGGGCCTAATGCCGGTAAATCTTGTGATGCGTTCCTCTCTAAGCCGGAGGTTGATCCCCATACCTTGTGATCTTCGTGTAGGGGTAGTGTGTGTGCCCcgtccgccacgtgtccggagtgcgagtctttGCCCGAGAACCAGTGGGCGCTCTACGGGAAGAAAATTTGACACGAGCAATACTGTggtatgaactttttttttaataaatgggaTCGAGAAGGGACGCCATCTCCCTAAAGATAGGATTGCGTCAAATCTTGCGTCTTTGGTGAAGCACGCTTGTGGCCTGTATGATTAATGTGAGGATTCAGAAAAAGGGTGCTTAACATTCACAATAGTTTTTTGGTGAAGGTGGTTATACTTATAATTTATTAACTTTCATCTtgtaagcagcagggcctaccggaactgtcacaatcgctcgccattcattcctatttctagcacacacacttcctctctcacatctatcctcctatcacccagagctttcttcacttcatccatccacccaaaccttggtcttcctcttgtacttctcccatcaactcttgcattcaccaccttctttaacagacagccattttccattctctcaacatggccaaaccacctcaacacattcatatccactctagctgctaactcatttcttacacccgttctctccctcaccacttcgttcctaaccctatctactcgagatacaccagccatactccttagacacttcatctcaaacacattcatctTGTACCCTGTAATAATAGGTAAACCCTGTCTGTTGTTAACCTTTCTGAAGGGAATTGCAGATTCCCCTTAGGGCCCTGGCTAAAGGAAAACAGTCTATCCATCTTAACTTTACCAGTTTTATCAGTCTTGTACTGTACTTTACCTCCTGACTTTCTTACCTTTTGGGCTAAAATGACCGGAGCGAGTCCATGTGTCTGGGATTCTAGATATCGCATTAAACCGTACTGTAAAATGTCACAGTGTCCAAGATTGCTTTGCAGACATTTGGTTTATTCATGTATAGGTTCCAGTGGCCAGATGGCCTTTCGACTAAGACCGTTCTTCCAATTGGTTCCAGAACGCATAAACATCAAAGTTAGGTATCAAGTCAAAGTATGAACTTGTCTATTTTAGTGTATTGCTTGAATATTAATCTTAGTAAATCATATAGAAAATTAACAAAATGTTATTTCAATGTTTACTATTGATGCTAGAAACTATTAAATGATTTTGCGTATTTCAATTGTTTCCTAATTACAACTACACTAGTTATGTGCCTCAATTCTCTAGTTTGTTTTAGACAGTCTAAATCTAATTAAATACTAGGGAAGGAGTAACTACTGAAACCCATTTGAGGAACTATCATGTGCTACTACCCAAATAGAAATCATTGtctattaaccctttcacccccaatggacgtactggtacgtttcacaaaacatccctgtacccctatggacgtact
This Palaemon carinicauda isolate YSFRI2023 chromosome 25, ASM3689809v2, whole genome shotgun sequence DNA region includes the following protein-coding sequences:
- the LOC137619304 gene encoding large ribosomal subunit protein eL28-like, which translates into the protein MSADLCWLVIRNNHAYLAKKRNVKKPFSTEPMNLKNVNSPRYNGMIHKKMLGIEPASGGKGIVLSFKAKKYQSKPAKSTIKTTIKSGPRRALHSIRRFIQANHYRKDLKMAALRRASAIFRSQRAQPFKKIRRRPRGVKAAVKKTE